The DNA segment CTTCCTGCTGGCGCAACTGCATGGCCTGACCTACAAGCAAATCGCCCTGCAGTTGGGGGTCTGTGAGCGCATGGTGAAAAAATACATGGCCCAGGCGCTGTTGCACTGCGCGGTGCTGGAAGCCGAGCTCGACGGGGTGCTGGTGGAATGAACCCCAGCGGAAAACTCAGCCACGCCAGCCTGCAGCAGGCAGCCCAATGGTATGTGCGCCTACAGGACCCGCAAGACGGCAGCCAGGCACAACAGCATTGGCAGACATGGCTGGGGCAGAACCCCGAGCATCAGGCTGCCTGGCGCTATGTCGAGCGCGTCAGCCAACGCTTCGCGCCCTTGACCGACGAGCCCATCGGCGCCGGCCGCGCCCTGCGCAGCACGCGGCGGCAAACCCTCAAGACATTATTGGTACTGTGCGCCGGTTCGACCTTGGCCTGGGGTACCTGGCGCGGCACTGCCCTGCCCCGGGTGATCAGCGGCTGGAGCGCCGACTACGCCACGGCCAGCGGCGAGATCCGCGACGCATTGCTCGCCGACGGCACACATATCTGGCTCAACGCCCTGAGCGCCATGGATGTACGCTTCGATGCGCAGCAGCGCCTGCTGCACCTGCGTTTTGGCGAAGTGTTGATCGACACCGCCAAGGACCTCCAGCGCCCGTTCCTGGTCGACACCGCGCACGGCCACCTGCGTGCCTTGGGTACGCGCTTCAGTGTGCTGCACAGCGAAGACAGCACCACCCTGAATGTCTTCGACGGCCGGGTAGAAGTGCGCACCGCCGACGGCCAGCAGGTACGCATTATCGAGTCCGGACAACAGGCGGTGTTCGGTCGGCACACGATCCGCAGCACAGTGCCCGCATCCGCCACCCGCGAGGCCTGGAGCCGCGGCGTGCTATTGGCCGACAACCTGCCCCTGGGCCAATTGATCGGTGAACTGAACCGCTACCGGCCCGGCCACCTCGGTTGTGATCCGGCCGTGGCCCATCTGCCAGTGATGGGCTCGTTCCCGCTCAAGGACAGCGAGCATGCGTTGCGGCTGCTGAAGGCGGCATTGCCGATCCAGGTGGACAGAGTGCTGCCGTGGTGGGTCAGCGTGGGGCCCAAAACACACGCTACCTAACGCCAACCGTCCGGGCTGTTGTGGCGAGCGGGCTTGCCCGCGTTGGGTCGCGTAGCGGCCCCAAAAGATGGGACTGCTGCGCAGTCCAACGCGGGCAAGCCCGCTCGCCACAACAGGCCTGGCTCAAGGCGAGCAGTTTTTTTGGCTCCACCTGTTCCCCTTTTCGACGTTCGTTCGGTTAACCCAGCAGACGCTTTCATATTCGCCGAATCCGTAGGGAACCTTCCATGTCGCAACCCACTGCTTTCACGCTGCGCCCCCTGGCGCTGGCCATCACCGCGACCCTGCTCTGCCTGGGCCCGCTCAATGTGCAGGCGGTGGAAACGCCGTCGACCCAGGAAACCACGCGCAGCTACAACATTGGCGCCGGGTCGCTGGTCAGCGTGCTGAATCGCTTTGCCGAGCAGTCCGGGGTGTTTATCGCCGGCCACAACAGCCTGGCAGCCGGGAAGACCAGCCCTGGACTCAGTGGCAGCTACACCCCCGCAGCCGGCTTGCAGCGTTTGTTGCAAGGCAGCGGTTTGCAGGCCCAGCCCCAGGGCGACAATGGCTATGTGCTGGAGCTGGTGCCGCTCAATACCGGCGAGCTGGAGCTGGGTGCCACCACCATTTCCGGCGTGGCCCTGGGCGCCACCACCGAAGACAGTCATTCCTACACCACCGGCTCGATGGCCTCGGCCACCGGCCTGCCGCTGTCGATCCGCGAGACGCCGCAGTCGGTCACCGTGATCACCCGCCAGCAGATGGATGACCAGGGTTCCAACAACATCGCCGACACCCTGCGCCGCGCCCCTGGCGTCAGCGTGCAGAACTACGACAGCGAGCGCTGGGAGTTCTCCAGCCGTGGCCTGCCGATCACCAATTTCCAGTACGACGGCGTCAACTCCACCTATGACGGCGTGTATGACTACGGCACCACCAGCACCGACATGGCGGTGTACGACCACCTGGAAATCATCAAGGGCTCATCGGGCCTGATGAGCGGTTCGGGCGACCCGTCGGCCACGGTCAACCTGATCCGTAAAAAGCCCACCAAGGACTTCAAGGCCTCGGTTACCGGCACCGTGGGCTCCTGGGACAACTACCGCACCGAAGGCGATATCTCCGGGCCGCTGACCGAGTCGGGCAATGTGCGCGGGCGTTTTGTCGGGGTTTATCAGGATCGCTCGTCGTACCTGGACCACTACCAGCACACCAAGGACATTGCCTACGGCATCCTCGAAGCCGATCTGACTCCCGACACCCTGCTGACCTTCGGTATCGACCAGCAGGACACCCGCTCCCGTGGCGCCAGCTGGACCGGTTTCCCGATGTATTTCAGCAATGGCAATCGCACGAATTTCTCGCGCTCGTTCAACCCCGCCGCCGACTGGAGCCGCCGCGACTTCCAGAACCAGACGATCTTCGCCTCGGTCCAGCAAAAGCTGGCCAACGACTGGTCGCTCAAAGTCAGCCTGGACCGCAAGCGCAGCCAGCACGACACCTTGCTCGCCTCCGCCAGTGGCGGCAACCCGGACCAGGTCACTGGTGAGGGCATGTATATGTTCATGGGCAAGTACAAGGGCGACCAGGTGCAGAACACCCTCGACGTCAACCTCAGCGGCCCGTTCAGCCTGTTGGGTCGCGAGCACGAGTTGATCATGGGCTTTATGGCAACACGCTCGAAACAGGACGTGCCGGTCTACGGTTCGATCTACCCGCCGGTGGGCGGCAGCATTTATGACTGGCGTGGTGAGTACGCCAAGCCGGATATCCCGCGCAGCGGCCAGAACGATATTGTGCAACGCCAAACCGGCGCCTACCTGGCGACCCGCCTCAAGCCTACCGATGACCTGTCGGTGATCCTGGGTACCCGCGTCAGCAATTTCAGCAACACCGACACCACCGACTTCTACGCTGCGACGAGTACCGACGCCCGCACCAGCTACAAGCAAACCGGGGTGGTGACGCCCTACGCCGGGGTGGTCTATGACCTCAACGACATCTGGTCGGTGTACAGCAGCTACACCAAGATCTACCGCCCGCAAAACAGCAAGGATGCCGACCGCAAATTGCTCGACGCGATTGAGGGCGACACTTACGAAGCCGGGCTCAAGGCGGCCTTTTTCGACGGCCGCCTGAACGCCAGCTTCGCCGCGTTCCGCATCGAACAGGACAATGTCGCGCAATACGTCTCGGGCTTTGAAAGCGACTCGATCTATCGCCCGATTGCCGGCGCCACCACCAAGGGCTTTGAGGTGGAACTGGCCGGCGAAGTGCTGGACGGCTGGAATGTCTCGGCCGGCTACACCTACCAGCACACCCGCGATGCCAACGACGATTACGTCTACAGCTCGGTGCTGCAAACCACCACGCCGCAACAAGTGGTGCGCCTGTTCAACACCTATCGCCTGCCGGGCGCGCTGGACAAGGTGACCCTCGGCGCCGGGGTCAACTGGCAGAGCGAGTTCTTCGGCAATGTGTTCCAGCCCAACCCGAATGACACGGTCAACTTTGGCCAATACGCGCGCATCACCCAGGACAGCTACTACCTGGTGGACCTGATGGCACGCTATCGCTTCAACGAGCACTTGAGCGCCACGTTGAACGTGAAAAATGCCCTGGATAAAAAGTACTACACCGGCCTGGGCAACTTCGGCACCGGGTTCTACGGCGAGCCGCGCAGCCTGCAACTGGCGACGCGCTGGGACTTCTAAGCCTGGGGCGTCCCCTGAAAAATGTGGGGGCTTGCCGGCGCCTAGATAAGGTCGGCGGCGTATTTATGTGCAATCATCGTGGTCCTACAAGGTCCCCCGGAGATTGCACCATGGCGCTGCCCGACCTCGCCGCCCCACGCTTCTGGCGTGATGCCAGCCTGCCGTTTATCGAGGCGCGTACCATCGAGGATGGGCGCAAGGTCTGCTACACCCGGCATGCCCACGACCACTTCTCGATTGGCGCGATCACCGCCGGGCAAAGCCTGTATCTCCATGGCCCGGACACCTTCCACATCCGCGCCGGCACTGTGGTGCTGATGAACCCGGGCGATGTGCATGCCTGCAACCCCATCGACGACCAACCCTGGTCGTATCACATGCTCTACATCGACACGCCCTGGCTGACCGATCTGCAACACCAGTTGGGGTTTGCCAGTGACTTGGGCTTTCGCCGCTTCGACGCGACCCATACCGACGACCCGCTGCTGTTTGCCGGCCTGTTGGAGCTGTACACCGTGCTGGTCGACGAGCACACCGAACACCTGCAGAAACACAGCGCCGTGGTGAGTTTTTTCACTGAGGTGCAACTGCGCCTGAACCCGGCTGCCGAGCCTGTACGCGAGGTCAATCACAAGCTGGAACACGCCGCCGAGTACATCCGCGCGCATTGCACCGAGGCGCTGAAGCTGGAAGCAATCTGCCAGGCAGCGCAGCTGTCGCCGTCGTACCTGATCCGCGCGTTCAAGCAGGCTTACGGCATGACGCCCCATGCGTTCCTGATCAACCAGCGCGTCCAGTTCGCCCGCAACCAGTTGCGTAGCGGCCACCTGATTGCCGATGTGGCACTGGCCGCCGGTTTTGCCGACCAGGCGCATCTGCAACGCACGTTCAAGCAACACCTGGCGGCCACGCCGGGGCAATATCGCGGCTGACTCACGCCAGCAACAGGTACACCACGCTGATCACCAGCAACAGCGCCATGGCCCGATTGAACAGGCGCATGCCCCGGGCATTGCTCAGGTAACGACGAAAGAACGTGCCGACATACGCCCAGCACGCCACTGATAGATAGCAAATCACCAGGTACACCGCCGCCAGTTGCCAGACCCGCGCGGCCTCGCCATCGGCCGCAAACAGGCCCATGCCCGCCACGCACGCCAGCCAGGCCTTGGGGTTGAGCCATTGCATGACCGCGCCATAGAGCATCGACGGCGCAACAGCCGCGTCTTGCGCATCCAGCCGGCCGTCGTCCATCGCCAGCTTGTAGGCCATGTACAGCAGAAAGGCCACCCCGCCCCACTGGATGCCCTGGGTCAGGATCGGCCAGCGCACCAGCAGTTCGTGCAGGCCCAGGCCAATCAACACCAGCAGCAAGGTGAAGCCCAAGGCCGCGCCGGCCACGTGTTTCTGGCTGGCGGCAAAACCAAAGCGCGCGCCCGAGCCAAGGGCGACCACATTGACCGGGCCGGGGGTGATGGACGTCGCCAAGGCGAAGGCGGCCATGGACATGATCAAACTCATTGCACTTCCTTTTTTGTAATGACAGGTGGACAGGCCTGTACGCTACGTCCCTGTAGCCAGTGCGTATTGAAGAAAATGCCCCTGGAGGCGCTGGCTTCTACGCGCGGGTCAGCGCCGCCTTGAGCAGCCGCAGCTCCAGGTATTGCAGGAGCATGATGGTCTTGCCATCGACAATTTCGCCGCGGCCAACCATGGCGATGGCCTCGTCGAATCCCAACTCCAGCACCTGAATATCTTCGCCTTCGTGCTCCAGCCCGCCGCCCTCGCCCACGCGGTCGCCAGGTTGGTACTCACCGATAAAGAAATGAATGCGCTCGGTCACCGAGCCCGGGCTCATGAAGGCCGAGTAGATTTTCTCCACGTGGCCGACGCGGTAGCCGGTTTCTTCCTCGACTTCCAGGCGAATACGTTCCTCGGGGCTGGCGTTGTCCAGCAAGCCAGCGGCGGTTTCGATCAGGTAGCCGTCATGACCATTGACGAAGGTCGGCATGCGGAACTGGCGAATCAGCAACACTGTGCGCTGCAAGGTGTTGTACAGCAGGATGGTTGCACCGTTGCCACGGTCGTACACCTCGCGGGTCTGGGCTTGCCAGCTGCCGTCCCGGCGACGCAGGTCGAAGCTGTATTTTTTCAGCAGGTACCAGTTGTCCGAGAGCAACTCTTCGGCGGTGATGCGTACGGGGCTGTTGTCCATGGGGGGCCTTTTGGTCGCAGGGTCGCGCAGCATGTCGGTGACGCCCTGCCAGCGTCAAGCTGTCCATAGGCCAGCATTGTTATGCGTTATCCAGCTACAATTGCGCCCTTTGTGCACCGGATCACCGCCCAGGCATGTGTCCGACGGGGTGATCTCGACAGTGCATCCTTCGGGGTCAAGGACATGATGCTGCACATACCGACGCTCCTGATAGTTGCCGTCTTCGTTTTTTGCCTGATGGGCTTGCTCACCGTGCATGCCTGGCATCGCGTACGTGAGCCCACCCTGGGCTATCTTGGCGTGATGCTGTTGCTGGCCTCCCTCGGCACGGCGTTGATGGTCGTGCGCGGGGTGGGCGTGGACTTCGTCGCGCTGGTGATAGGCAATGTGGTGCTCCTGATGAGCGCGGCAATGAACTGGACCGCCATGCGCCTGTTTGTCCAGGGCAAGCCACACCTGCCGGGCATCCTTGCGGGGCCGGCGCTGTGGCTGGTGATGTGCCTGGTCCCGCAGTTCTATGGCTCGATGTCCAGCCGGGTGACCCTGTATTCCCTGATAGCCGCGAGCTACGGCGTGCTGTCGGCCCTGGAGTTGTGGCGCCACCGTCAACACCTGGAAGTGGCCTATCTGCCAGCCGTGGTGCTGATGCTGTTGCATACGACCTTTTACTGCGTGCGCGGCGTGCTCGATCCCGGCATGCCGTACAAGGACCCGAACGCATTGATGAACGACGGCGTACAGCTTTTTTCGTTCATGCTGTTCGAATCCATGCTGTATGCCATCGGCATCGCCTACGTCACCCTGGCGATGGTCAAGGAGCGCGCCGAACTCAACTTCAAGGCGGCCGCCTTCACCGACGTGCTGACCGGTATCGGCAACCGCCGGGCGTTCATGCTCCATGGCGAACAACTGCTGGCCGACAGCATGCAGCGCGGGCAGCCGGTGACATTGCTGTTGTGTGACCTCGACTACTTCAAGCGCCTGAACGACAGTTTTGGCCATCCCATGGGCGACCAGGCGTTAATCGCCTTCAGCCAACTGACCGCGTCGATCTTGCGCAAGCACGATCTGTTTGCGCGTATTGGTGGCGAAGAGTTTGCCTGCCTGCTGGCCAATACCGATGAACGAGGCGCCGTGCAAGTGGCGGAACGCATTCGCCAGCGGTTCGCCGAGCTGGACCTGCTGGCACCGGGGTTCCTCAGTGTGAGCATCGGGGTGGTGACCACCACGCCGGCCTGCCACGATCTGTCGCGCCTGCTGTCCCAGGCCGACCAGGCGCTGTATCGCGCCAAGGATCAGGGGCGCAATCGCGTGCAGACCGCCTGTAACACTTTGCAAGCAATCGCCCCCTGACGGTGGTATGAATATTCCCCTCACTGGCCAGGCATCTGGTAAAAATCCGGCTTCGCTCCTGTCCTGGAACCTCCATGGCCTCACGTTTTCTCTCGCGCCTGCGTTTGCGCTGGTTGCCCCTGCTGTGCATGGCATTGCTGATCATCGGCCTGCCCGTGGGCTGCAATGTGCTTCAACACAAGGAGCGCGAGCTGGTGTTTCGCATCGAGCCCGGCACCGCCAGTTGGTACCGCGGCCTGCCGCAAGGCTTACAGGAGTTCGAACTCAAGCCGGCCAGCTTCAAGTCCGGGCAGAGCCTGCATGGCTG comes from the Pseudomonas shahriarae genome and includes:
- a CDS encoding helix-turn-helix transcriptional regulator — its product is MALPDLAAPRFWRDASLPFIEARTIEDGRKVCYTRHAHDHFSIGAITAGQSLYLHGPDTFHIRAGTVVLMNPGDVHACNPIDDQPWSYHMLYIDTPWLTDLQHQLGFASDLGFRRFDATHTDDPLLFAGLLELYTVLVDEHTEHLQKHSAVVSFFTEVQLRLNPAAEPVREVNHKLEHAAEYIRAHCTEALKLEAICQAAQLSPSYLIRAFKQAYGMTPHAFLINQRVQFARNQLRSGHLIADVALAAGFADQAHLQRTFKQHLAATPGQYRG
- a CDS encoding TonB-dependent siderophore receptor, with amino-acid sequence MSQPTAFTLRPLALAITATLLCLGPLNVQAVETPSTQETTRSYNIGAGSLVSVLNRFAEQSGVFIAGHNSLAAGKTSPGLSGSYTPAAGLQRLLQGSGLQAQPQGDNGYVLELVPLNTGELELGATTISGVALGATTEDSHSYTTGSMASATGLPLSIRETPQSVTVITRQQMDDQGSNNIADTLRRAPGVSVQNYDSERWEFSSRGLPITNFQYDGVNSTYDGVYDYGTTSTDMAVYDHLEIIKGSSGLMSGSGDPSATVNLIRKKPTKDFKASVTGTVGSWDNYRTEGDISGPLTESGNVRGRFVGVYQDRSSYLDHYQHTKDIAYGILEADLTPDTLLTFGIDQQDTRSRGASWTGFPMYFSNGNRTNFSRSFNPAADWSRRDFQNQTIFASVQQKLANDWSLKVSLDRKRSQHDTLLASASGGNPDQVTGEGMYMFMGKYKGDQVQNTLDVNLSGPFSLLGREHELIMGFMATRSKQDVPVYGSIYPPVGGSIYDWRGEYAKPDIPRSGQNDIVQRQTGAYLATRLKPTDDLSVILGTRVSNFSNTDTTDFYAATSTDARTSYKQTGVVTPYAGVVYDLNDIWSVYSSYTKIYRPQNSKDADRKLLDAIEGDTYEAGLKAAFFDGRLNASFAAFRIEQDNVAQYVSGFESDSIYRPIAGATTKGFEVELAGEVLDGWNVSAGYTYQHTRDANDDYVYSSVLQTTTPQQVVRLFNTYRLPGALDKVTLGAGVNWQSEFFGNVFQPNPNDTVNFGQYARITQDSYYLVDLMARYRFNEHLSATLNVKNALDKKYYTGLGNFGTGFYGEPRSLQLATRWDF
- a CDS encoding NUDIX domain-containing protein, with translation MDNSPVRITAEELLSDNWYLLKKYSFDLRRRDGSWQAQTREVYDRGNGATILLYNTLQRTVLLIRQFRMPTFVNGHDGYLIETAAGLLDNASPEERIRLEVEEETGYRVGHVEKIYSAFMSPGSVTERIHFFIGEYQPGDRVGEGGGLEHEGEDIQVLELGFDEAIAMVGRGEIVDGKTIMLLQYLELRLLKAALTRA
- a CDS encoding GGDEF domain-containing protein — its product is MMLHIPTLLIVAVFVFCLMGLLTVHAWHRVREPTLGYLGVMLLLASLGTALMVVRGVGVDFVALVIGNVVLLMSAAMNWTAMRLFVQGKPHLPGILAGPALWLVMCLVPQFYGSMSSRVTLYSLIAASYGVLSALELWRHRQHLEVAYLPAVVLMLLHTTFYCVRGVLDPGMPYKDPNALMNDGVQLFSFMLFESMLYAIGIAYVTLAMVKERAELNFKAAAFTDVLTGIGNRRAFMLHGEQLLADSMQRGQPVTLLLCDLDYFKRLNDSFGHPMGDQALIAFSQLTASILRKHDLFARIGGEEFACLLANTDERGAVQVAERIRQRFAELDLLAPGFLSVSIGVVTTTPACHDLSRLLSQADQALYRAKDQGRNRVQTACNTLQAIAP
- a CDS encoding FecR domain-containing protein; its protein translation is MNPSGKLSHASLQQAAQWYVRLQDPQDGSQAQQHWQTWLGQNPEHQAAWRYVERVSQRFAPLTDEPIGAGRALRSTRRQTLKTLLVLCAGSTLAWGTWRGTALPRVISGWSADYATASGEIRDALLADGTHIWLNALSAMDVRFDAQQRLLHLRFGEVLIDTAKDLQRPFLVDTAHGHLRALGTRFSVLHSEDSTTLNVFDGRVEVRTADGQQVRIIESGQQAVFGRHTIRSTVPASATREAWSRGVLLADNLPLGQLIGELNRYRPGHLGCDPAVAHLPVMGSFPLKDSEHALRLLKAALPIQVDRVLPWWVSVGPKTHAT
- a CDS encoding LysE family translocator, with the protein product MSLIMSMAAFALATSITPGPVNVVALGSGARFGFAASQKHVAGAALGFTLLLVLIGLGLHELLVRWPILTQGIQWGGVAFLLYMAYKLAMDDGRLDAQDAAVAPSMLYGAVMQWLNPKAWLACVAGMGLFAADGEAARVWQLAAVYLVICYLSVACWAYVGTFFRRYLSNARGMRLFNRAMALLLVISVVYLLLA